A genomic region of Bremerella alba contains the following coding sequences:
- a CDS encoding metallophosphoesterase family protein, which translates to MRTLAIGDVHGCLTALDKMLTLVEPTSEDRLVFLGDYVDRGPDSCGVIERILELHQKHDVVCLTGNHEIMMRSARDDEGIYLSWLGYGGEEALESYVRDSADSPSLERVPQRHWQFLDEVCRPYFEDDTHIYVHGNVLPDLPLDAQDNMTLYWDKFANRGPHVSGKTVICGHTSQKSGWPLNVGHSVVIDTWVYGEGWLTCLDVQKSHFWQTNQANQQRLGTLA; encoded by the coding sequence TTGCGTACTTTGGCCATTGGCGATGTGCATGGATGTTTGACCGCGCTCGATAAGATGCTGACACTGGTCGAGCCTACCTCGGAAGATCGCTTGGTGTTTCTGGGAGACTACGTCGACCGCGGGCCTGATTCGTGCGGCGTGATCGAGCGAATCCTCGAGCTGCATCAGAAACATGACGTTGTCTGCCTGACTGGCAACCACGAAATCATGATGCGCTCGGCCCGCGACGATGAAGGAATCTACCTGTCATGGTTAGGATATGGCGGCGAGGAAGCCCTGGAGTCATACGTGCGGGATTCGGCAGATTCACCAAGCCTGGAAAGAGTCCCCCAGCGCCATTGGCAGTTTCTGGACGAAGTCTGCCGGCCGTATTTCGAGGATGACACTCACATTTATGTGCATGGAAACGTGTTGCCTGACCTGCCGCTCGACGCGCAGGACAACATGACCCTTTATTGGGACAAGTTCGCCAACCGCGGCCCGCACGTTTCGGGCAAGACAGTTATCTGCGGGCATACCTCACAAAAATCTGGCTGGCCGCTCAACGTGGGTCATTCGGTGGTGATCGATACGTGGGTCTACGGCGAAGGCTGGCTTACCTGCTTGGACGTGCAGAAAAGTCACTTCTGGCAAACCAATCAGGCCAACCAACAACGCCTGGGAACGCTAGCATAG
- a CDS encoding lactonase family protein produces the protein MAIATQQVYAQQQSKVIEIGKVVNEGPRLPFYIGTYTKGDSQGIYRSELDPRTGQMSLPTLAYEIDNPTFLAVSNDKKNLYAVGEVADFGDGNSGAVSAFTIDEDGTLDLLNQEASAGRGPCHVEISPGKRFLMISNYGGGSFSTLPIGEDGQLAPATSFFQHEGSSVNESRQKAAHAHGMYHVPGSPLVLAADLGLDKVMIYRMINGATGELVLNDPAYLEIAPGSGPRHLAVSGAGRRVYVLNELDSTMDVFAFNPNTGESEHLQRVPTLPEDFVDNNTTAEIYIHPNGKWLYASNRGHDSIAAYRIDDETGLVTPLGHVNTMGNTPRHFRIAPGGQFLLAANQGTNNIVIFEIDAKIGTLKPLPSQISVPNPCCIEFVPR, from the coding sequence GTGGCAATCGCTACGCAACAGGTTTACGCCCAGCAACAATCGAAAGTGATTGAGATTGGGAAAGTCGTCAACGAGGGTCCGAGGCTTCCCTTCTACATCGGTACCTATACCAAGGGTGACAGCCAAGGCATCTATCGAAGCGAACTTGACCCACGGACAGGTCAGATGAGCTTGCCGACACTCGCCTACGAGATCGACAATCCTACGTTTCTGGCTGTTAGCAACGATAAGAAGAATTTATACGCAGTCGGTGAGGTCGCTGATTTCGGCGATGGCAACTCAGGGGCTGTTTCGGCGTTTACGATTGACGAAGACGGAACGCTCGATCTACTGAACCAGGAAGCATCCGCTGGACGCGGTCCTTGCCATGTCGAGATCTCACCCGGGAAACGCTTTCTAATGATTTCCAACTATGGAGGTGGCTCGTTCTCGACGCTGCCGATCGGCGAGGACGGCCAGTTGGCTCCGGCGACATCCTTCTTTCAGCATGAAGGCTCGAGCGTGAATGAGTCTCGCCAAAAAGCAGCGCATGCACACGGCATGTATCACGTGCCTGGCAGTCCGCTTGTGTTGGCAGCTGACTTAGGGCTCGACAAAGTGATGATCTATCGAATGATCAACGGTGCGACCGGGGAGTTGGTATTGAACGATCCAGCGTATCTCGAAATTGCGCCAGGCTCAGGTCCACGACACCTGGCGGTCAGCGGAGCAGGCCGACGCGTGTATGTTCTCAACGAACTAGATTCGACCATGGATGTCTTCGCTTTCAATCCCAACACGGGGGAAAGCGAGCACCTGCAACGTGTTCCTACATTGCCGGAAGATTTTGTAGACAATAACACGACTGCCGAGATCTATATCCATCCTAACGGAAAATGGCTCTACGCCTCGAATCGTGGTCACGACAGCATCGCCGCTTACCGAATCGATGATGAAACGGGCCTTGTCACGCCACTGGGCCACGTCAACACCATGGGCAATACGCCTCGGCATTTTCGAATTGCCCCCGGTGGTCAGTTTCTTCTCGCTGCCAATCAGGGTACGAACAATATCGTGATCTTCGAGATCGACGCGAAGATCGGTACGCTCAAGCCACTGCCGTCGCAAATCTCGGTGCCCAATCCCTGCTGCATTGAATTCGTGCCGAGATAG
- a CDS encoding cytochrome c peroxidase produces the protein MIRFAAIAVAFLLASLSHAAPADRVDPSQPTLRSPEDLILSEDGQFLLTANRGTGTISIVDRRQGKISSEWRIGQSIVDLLPLSDQRFLALDSGANAAILLKQNGDVLDILSRVQLPYSPVKSDVSSDGQQICVSCLWPRKLVSLSLTGDQLKLQRELILPFAPRVVLFVPDVQSILAADNFGGRLAIVDPNTFTVRHVREFPAHNIRAMALSPDGTKLLFAHQLLNSLAVTNENDIHWGLVMSNELRWVPLGHVLDAEADFYGNGFMHPIGEPGKGGGDPTDIAVIDDLQAVVSMGGTGQVGIGKHEAFGLFRVSVEEHPTAVVVSPEKDVVYVANGFSDSISIVNIEQAETIGRISLGSMREPKLVEQGERLFHNARLSMEGWMSCHSCHTDGHTNGLSSDNLSDQSYGAPKRILSLLGKADTAPFGWLAVSDTLEEQAHKSVETTMHGRDLTDEQASALAVYMKSLTLPPPIDTLQATRNQAAVAHGRQIFLRNNCIKCHAPPHYTSPEVYDVGMHDKELNRAFNPPSLRGISHRDTFFHDARATSLRDVFEVHGHQLAVELTDQQLDDLLQFLRSL, from the coding sequence ATGATCCGTTTCGCCGCAATCGCCGTCGCGTTTCTCTTGGCGTCTCTTAGCCACGCCGCGCCCGCTGACCGAGTGGATCCGTCTCAACCGACACTCCGCAGTCCGGAAGACCTTATCCTGAGCGAAGATGGCCAGTTTCTGCTGACCGCCAATCGAGGGACCGGCACGATCTCGATCGTCGATCGCCGACAGGGCAAGATCTCTTCAGAATGGCGTATTGGCCAATCTATTGTTGACCTGCTGCCTCTTTCCGATCAACGATTTTTGGCCCTCGATAGCGGGGCGAACGCAGCCATTTTACTGAAACAAAATGGGGACGTGCTGGACATTCTCTCGCGCGTCCAGCTTCCTTACTCTCCGGTGAAGTCCGACGTAAGCTCTGACGGGCAGCAGATCTGTGTAAGTTGCCTGTGGCCCAGAAAGCTTGTTTCGCTCAGTCTGACCGGCGATCAACTCAAGCTTCAGCGGGAACTGATTCTGCCATTTGCCCCACGCGTGGTGCTGTTCGTCCCCGATGTTCAATCGATTTTGGCGGCGGACAATTTCGGCGGACGATTGGCAATTGTTGATCCCAATACGTTCACCGTGCGGCATGTTCGGGAGTTTCCGGCACATAATATCCGTGCGATGGCCCTTTCACCGGACGGAACGAAGCTGCTCTTTGCCCATCAGTTACTCAACAGTCTGGCGGTCACGAACGAGAACGATATCCACTGGGGTCTCGTGATGAGCAATGAGCTGCGCTGGGTACCGCTAGGCCATGTGTTGGACGCGGAAGCCGATTTCTACGGCAACGGTTTTATGCATCCGATCGGCGAGCCTGGTAAGGGCGGGGGAGACCCAACCGATATCGCCGTGATCGACGATTTGCAGGCAGTCGTTTCGATGGGGGGCACAGGTCAGGTTGGTATCGGCAAGCACGAAGCATTCGGCCTCTTTCGCGTTTCAGTCGAAGAGCATCCGACGGCGGTAGTGGTTTCGCCTGAGAAGGACGTTGTGTACGTCGCCAATGGCTTCAGTGATTCGATCTCTATAGTAAACATCGAACAAGCGGAAACCATCGGCCGAATCTCGTTGGGCTCCATGAGAGAGCCCAAGTTGGTCGAGCAGGGGGAGCGTCTGTTTCACAATGCTCGCCTATCGATGGAAGGCTGGATGTCTTGCCATAGTTGCCATACCGACGGCCACACCAACGGCCTGAGCAGCGACAACTTGAGCGACCAATCTTACGGAGCGCCGAAGCGAATTCTATCTCTTTTGGGTAAAGCCGATACGGCACCCTTTGGTTGGCTGGCCGTCAGTGACACGCTAGAAGAACAAGCTCATAAGTCGGTTGAAACGACCATGCACGGTCGCGATCTTACGGACGAGCAGGCCTCGGCATTGGCGGTCTACATGAAAAGCCTGACATTACCCCCTCCAATCGACACGTTGCAAGCAACGCGTAACCAGGCAGCCGTGGCTCATGGCCGGCAGATTTTTCTGCGAAACAACTGCATTAAATGCCACGCTCCGCCGCATTACACTTCGCCGGAAGTCTACGATGTAGGGATGCACGATAAAGAATTAAACCGCGCGTTCAATCCTCCCTCACTTCGCGGGATCAGTCATCGCGATACGTTCTTTCACGACGCTAGAGCCACATCGCTGCGGGATGTCTTTGAGGTTCACGGACACCAACTGGCCGTCGAGTTGACCGACCAGCAATTAGATGACCTGCTCCAATTCCTGCGAAGCCTTTAG
- a CDS encoding alpha/beta hydrolase: MIHLRPLSVLAFLTLVTSSFAAEPVAVDLWPEGKVPGLAAGEKEEIVDEMDERIGNRVTKVTKPKITVYKPDAESDTGAAVVICPGGGYNILAYDLEGVEVAQWLNKIGVTGIVLHYRVPRAKDGEVYANPLSDAQRAIRLTRAHAEAWKIDPQKVGILGFSAGGNLAAVASNADETAYNPIDDTDKLSARPDFTLLIYPAYLNTKDADTELTPEASVNENTPPAFLVHANDDRVPSTGSVAYYLGLKRLNIPAELHIFASGGHGYGLRPTEKPVTKWPELATGWLKTEVLSTKQPTE; the protein is encoded by the coding sequence ATGATTCACTTGCGACCGCTTTCCGTGCTAGCCTTTTTAACGCTTGTTACTTCCTCGTTCGCTGCCGAACCGGTCGCTGTCGACCTGTGGCCCGAGGGAAAGGTGCCTGGTCTGGCCGCTGGCGAGAAAGAGGAAATTGTCGACGAGATGGACGAGCGGATCGGCAACCGTGTAACGAAGGTGACCAAGCCTAAGATCACCGTGTACAAGCCAGATGCGGAAAGCGACACGGGCGCGGCAGTGGTTATCTGCCCCGGTGGCGGCTACAACATCCTAGCGTATGATCTGGAAGGCGTCGAAGTTGCCCAGTGGTTGAACAAGATCGGCGTGACCGGGATCGTTCTGCATTATCGGGTTCCTCGTGCCAAGGACGGCGAGGTTTACGCGAACCCGCTTAGCGATGCCCAGCGAGCGATTCGCCTGACTCGGGCCCATGCTGAAGCCTGGAAAATCGATCCGCAGAAGGTTGGTATCCTGGGGTTCTCTGCCGGCGGAAACCTGGCGGCGGTTGCCTCGAACGCAGATGAGACCGCATACAATCCTATTGACGATACCGACAAGTTGAGCGCACGGCCTGACTTTACTTTGCTCATCTATCCGGCGTATTTGAATACAAAGGATGCCGATACCGAGCTAACGCCGGAAGCGTCCGTCAATGAGAACACTCCGCCGGCGTTTTTGGTGCATGCCAATGATGACCGTGTTCCTTCTACGGGTAGCGTGGCCTATTACTTGGGTCTGAAGCGACTGAACATTCCGGCCGAGCTACACATCTTTGCTTCAGGTGGACACGGCTACGGCCTGCGTCCGACCGAGAAGCCAGTCACCAAATGGCCGGAACTTGCGACAGGGTGGCTGAAAACGGAAGTATTGAGCACCAAGCAACCGACCGAATAA
- a CDS encoding carboxypeptidase-like regulatory domain-containing protein, with protein MIARLFSLFLVSCCLIGCSSSGPELGTVDGTVTLDGNPLPKAVVSFRPVAGGRTAEGVTDENGNFIIEFAAGAKGALLGDHEIRVTTYREKVIGDNGRVEDPGVPEKVPKRFNEESELIRTVEPGSNHFDLELTSS; from the coding sequence ATGATTGCTCGTTTATTTTCGTTGTTTCTGGTTTCTTGCTGCTTGATCGGATGCAGTTCTTCTGGTCCTGAATTGGGAACCGTAGATGGTACCGTTACCTTGGATGGCAATCCTTTGCCAAAGGCGGTGGTTTCATTTCGACCTGTCGCAGGAGGACGTACGGCGGAAGGGGTCACCGATGAAAATGGCAACTTCATCATCGAGTTTGCCGCCGGAGCCAAAGGCGCACTGCTGGGTGATCACGAAATCCGCGTGACGACCTACCGAGAGAAAGTGATTGGCGACAACGGTCGAGTAGAAGATCCCGGCGTGCCGGAGAAGGTTCCCAAGAGGTTCAACGAAGAATCAGAACTGATACGCACGGTCGAACCGGGCAGCAATCACTTCGACCTGGAATTGACGAGTTCCTAG
- a CDS encoding DUF1559 domain-containing protein encodes MRHVKGFTLVELLVVIAIIGVLIALLLPAVQQAREAARRMQCSNNLKQIGLAVHNYHDVFGKFPSAMMMDQARKAASSCPEGKCGTWTWTAFLLPQVEQGNLYELLQVGTLPGEVSLGDATRLAAAKEGFDGYRCPSSSGPDQNTERKVPSGSGDGSADCTGSGCDAIALANYVGANDSNTLDRDNWNGFMAKDTNDRVFTFADFVDGSSNTIAIGERTWKLADRMLRAGTQLVANGDTANHSLQGNSYVTAGGRWPINCTNAQDCDRGFSSNHPGGAQFLFVDGSVHFLPETIDHDTDATVDSVYEYLICKDDGNPIGEY; translated from the coding sequence ATGCGACACGTAAAGGGGTTCACCCTCGTTGAGTTATTGGTTGTGATTGCCATTATTGGTGTTTTGATTGCCCTGCTTCTGCCTGCCGTGCAGCAGGCACGCGAAGCGGCTCGGCGGATGCAATGCTCTAACAATTTGAAGCAAATTGGACTCGCCGTGCACAACTACCACGACGTGTTTGGCAAATTTCCTAGCGCTATGATGATGGACCAAGCCCGTAAAGCTGCCAGCAGCTGTCCGGAAGGTAAATGCGGCACTTGGACCTGGACTGCGTTTCTGTTACCTCAGGTTGAGCAAGGCAATCTCTACGAGCTCCTCCAAGTAGGTACGCTGCCTGGTGAAGTCTCGCTGGGTGATGCAACCCGGCTCGCTGCGGCAAAAGAAGGATTCGACGGCTATCGTTGTCCTTCCTCGAGTGGGCCAGACCAGAATACCGAACGCAAGGTGCCCTCCGGTAGTGGCGACGGCAGCGCCGATTGCACGGGCAGCGGCTGCGACGCCATTGCGCTGGCCAATTATGTCGGCGCAAACGACAGCAATACTCTCGACCGAGACAACTGGAATGGCTTCATGGCCAAGGATACGAACGATCGCGTATTTACGTTCGCAGACTTTGTCGATGGCTCGAGCAACACGATTGCCATCGGAGAGCGTACCTGGAAGCTCGCCGATCGAATGCTGCGAGCCGGAACTCAGTTAGTGGCCAACGGCGATACGGCCAACCACAGCCTTCAAGGAAATTCGTATGTGACCGCTGGGGGACGCTGGCCTATCAATTGTACGAACGCGCAAGATTGCGACCGCGGCTTTAGCAGCAACCACCCCGGGGGTGCCCAGTTTCTATTTGTGGATGGGTCAGTGCATTTCCTGCCGGAAACGATCGACCACGATACCGATGCAACCGTCGACAGCGTTTACGAGTACCTCATCTGCAAAGACGATGGTAATCCGATCGGAGAATACTAA
- a CDS encoding thermonuclease family protein yields MSIGRKLVILSSQLVVVWVVLALLSAPMALAQAQPDPPLVDSFRPWHDVGGKFLTKSRFAYLDGDRVALWTETGQMLLVPQAQFSDADQRWIADHPVKVLRGKVIFVADGDTLGLLDANKRQHRIRLEGIDAPERGQAFGTKSRQMLNDVVYGKEILVAYDESDPYGRILGHIYLSDRWLNYDQLAHGMAWHYRHFNGDAYLARAQKTAEAQKAGLWRDVSPAPPWRYRLTEKRRREMEEAKNTAEPMQPTRYWLNTSSGVRHNSTCKHYGRTSRGKYCQSDNGKPCDMCGG; encoded by the coding sequence ATGTCGATCGGTCGAAAACTTGTGATCTTATCGAGCCAACTGGTAGTCGTCTGGGTAGTGCTGGCACTGCTGTCGGCTCCGATGGCACTGGCACAAGCTCAGCCTGATCCGCCGTTGGTCGACTCGTTTCGCCCGTGGCATGACGTCGGTGGAAAATTTCTGACAAAATCGCGATTCGCCTATCTAGATGGTGATCGCGTCGCGTTGTGGACGGAAACTGGGCAAATGTTGCTCGTTCCCCAGGCACAATTTTCCGACGCAGATCAACGATGGATTGCTGATCATCCTGTGAAAGTTCTTCGCGGCAAGGTCATCTTCGTGGCCGATGGCGACACCCTTGGACTGTTGGACGCCAACAAGCGGCAGCATCGCATTCGCTTAGAGGGAATCGACGCCCCAGAGCGTGGCCAGGCCTTCGGAACGAAAAGCCGTCAGATGCTCAATGATGTGGTTTACGGCAAAGAGATACTCGTCGCTTACGACGAGTCCGATCCATATGGAAGGATCCTCGGCCACATTTATCTCAGCGATCGCTGGTTGAATTACGATCAACTCGCCCATGGAATGGCCTGGCACTACCGTCACTTCAATGGAGATGCGTATCTGGCGCGAGCCCAGAAGACGGCCGAGGCTCAGAAAGCCGGGCTTTGGCGCGACGTAAGTCCTGCACCACCTTGGCGATATCGTTTGACCGAGAAGCGTCGACGAGAGATGGAAGAGGCGAAGAACACGGCTGAGCCCATGCAGCCAACCCGTTATTGGCTGAACACTTCCAGCGGCGTGCGGCACAACAGCACGTGCAAACACTACGGCAGAACGAGCCGCGGAAAGTATTGCCAGTCAGACAATGGGAAGCCCTGCGACATGTGCGGCGGGTGA
- a CDS encoding serine hydrolase domain-containing protein, whose protein sequence is MQSPLWTLCRNWIAVLLLTVVVPALAEDTGRKVPVIDQVDQAVSKLVDKNVVAGAVTLVAEDGKLVHLSAVGKADLETNKPMTRDAMFAIASMTKPISATALMTLVEEGKVNLDDPVSKYIPEFADVEFDGKKLEKPITLRQVLTHTSGLGGDQRVVKSLENQGKILADRPLYSVPGTKWQYSPGLNVIGRVIEVASGQPYGDYLQEKIFTPLKMNDTTFAPTEQQKPRIATLYALDKDSGELKPSSSWIGNVKTDPYPNPSAGLYSTASDLFRFYQMMLNGGFLGDTKILSRDSVAELTTAQTPDEIVTGFTPGNRWGLGYCVIREPQGVTEALSPGTFGHGGAFGTQSWGDPEKGRVYLLLVQRSNLGNSDGSDLRKDFQNAANTALSK, encoded by the coding sequence ATGCAATCCCCTCTTTGGACACTCTGTCGCAATTGGATAGCCGTACTGCTTTTGACCGTGGTTGTGCCAGCCCTGGCCGAGGATACCGGGCGGAAAGTCCCCGTCATCGATCAGGTCGACCAGGCGGTCTCGAAGCTGGTCGATAAGAACGTCGTTGCCGGGGCCGTTACCCTAGTGGCTGAGGATGGCAAATTGGTCCATTTGAGTGCCGTCGGAAAGGCCGACCTAGAAACGAATAAACCAATGACGCGGGATGCGATGTTTGCGATCGCTTCGATGACTAAACCGATCTCGGCGACCGCGCTGATGACTCTGGTAGAAGAAGGTAAGGTGAATCTCGACGATCCCGTTTCTAAATACATTCCCGAGTTTGCGGACGTCGAATTCGATGGAAAGAAGCTTGAAAAACCCATCACGCTGCGTCAGGTTTTGACGCACACCTCGGGCCTGGGTGGCGATCAACGCGTGGTGAAGTCTTTGGAAAACCAGGGCAAGATCTTGGCCGATCGTCCGCTGTATAGCGTGCCTGGCACCAAGTGGCAGTACAGTCCTGGCTTGAACGTCATTGGAAGAGTGATCGAAGTTGCCTCGGGCCAGCCGTACGGCGATTACCTGCAAGAGAAGATCTTCACTCCCTTGAAGATGAACGATACGACATTTGCCCCGACCGAGCAGCAGAAGCCGCGAATCGCCACGCTCTATGCGCTGGACAAAGATAGCGGCGAGTTGAAGCCCAGCAGCAGTTGGATCGGGAATGTAAAGACCGACCCGTATCCTAACCCGAGCGCGGGCCTTTACTCGACGGCCAGCGATTTGTTTCGCTTTTACCAGATGATGCTCAACGGTGGCTTTCTCGGTGACACGAAGATTCTTTCGCGTGATTCGGTCGCTGAACTGACCACAGCACAAACGCCTGATGAGATTGTTACCGGTTTCACGCCCGGCAATCGGTGGGGGCTAGGCTATTGTGTGATTAGAGAGCCGCAGGGTGTCACGGAAGCCTTGAGTCCCGGGACATTCGGGCACGGAGGCGCGTTCGGAACGCAAAGCTGGGGTGATCCTGAAAAAGGCCGCGTCTATCTTCTACTTGTTCAGCGTTCGAATCTCGGCAACAGCGACGGTAGTGATCTGCGGAAAGATTTCCAAAACGCCGCCAACACAGCGCTGAGCAAGTGA
- a CDS encoding DUF1559 domain-containing protein: protein MTLRKGFTLVELLVVIAIIGVLIALLLPAVQQAREAARRISCFNNLKQVGLAMHNYHDTFGSFPSGYIATDSDTKTPLAEGEPGWGWASMILPQMEQGNIADSLIDFNLSITHGSNQQARETIILPYACPSDRAPELFELHDESENPLTDLASANYVGCFGTIELHDCEGLPAGQRCDGDGMLGHNAKRSMRDVTDGTSHTLMVGERATSLGGSDELLYSTWVGSVSGGEEAIARVLGVADHAPNSQYEEDHDHDHDGDDDHDDEEHHLDDFGSRHPAGTNFVFADGSAHLITETINLDVYRALATRNGGEVVPGDGY from the coding sequence ATGACGCTACGCAAAGGTTTTACGCTAGTCGAATTGTTAGTTGTGATCGCCATTATCGGAGTGCTGATCGCGCTGCTGCTGCCTGCCGTTCAACAGGCTCGCGAAGCGGCACGCCGAATTTCCTGCTTCAACAATTTGAAGCAAGTCGGATTGGCTATGCACAATTATCACGACACCTTCGGCAGTTTCCCAAGTGGCTATATCGCCACCGACTCGGATACGAAAACGCCCCTTGCCGAAGGAGAGCCTGGCTGGGGCTGGGCTTCAATGATTTTGCCGCAGATGGAACAAGGCAACATTGCCGACAGCCTGATCGACTTTAACTTAAGCATCACCCACGGCAGCAACCAACAAGCTCGTGAAACGATCATTCTGCCGTACGCTTGTCCGAGCGACCGTGCTCCGGAGTTGTTCGAGCTGCATGATGAAAGTGAGAACCCGCTTACCGATCTCGCTTCGGCGAATTACGTTGGCTGCTTCGGCACGATCGAACTGCACGACTGCGAAGGCCTACCAGCGGGACAACGGTGCGACGGTGACGGCATGCTGGGTCATAACGCCAAACGGTCGATGCGGGACGTGACCGACGGAACTAGCCACACGCTGATGGTCGGCGAACGAGCCACCTCGCTGGGTGGCTCGGACGAACTGCTATACAGCACTTGGGTCGGTTCGGTCAGTGGTGGCGAAGAAGCGATCGCTCGCGTTCTGGGTGTGGCCGACCACGCCCCTAACAGCCAATACGAAGAAGACCACGATCACGATCATGACGGGGACGATGATCACGACGACGAAGAACACCACCTCGACGACTTCGGCAGCCGTCACCCAGCCGGCACGAACTTCGTCTTCGCCGACGGCTCGGCACACCTGATCACCGAAACGATCAACCTGGACGTTTACCGTGCCTTGGCAACGCGTAACGGTGGCGAAGTCGTTCCTGGAGACGGGTACTAA
- a CDS encoding DUF3307 domain-containing protein yields the protein MPYIMLIHWIADFLCQSRWMAENKSKNLLALSAHVGVYSAVLGAACMPMLGLVPGLQFAIINGVLHFAVDFCTSRVTSYFYQKQNMHAFFATVGFDQYLHFLCLWGTLVWIRLVGN from the coding sequence ATGCCATACATCATGCTCATCCATTGGATTGCCGACTTCCTTTGCCAAAGCCGGTGGATGGCCGAGAATAAGAGCAAGAACCTTCTGGCCCTGTCAGCCCATGTGGGCGTCTATTCGGCCGTGCTCGGCGCGGCCTGCATGCCGATGCTGGGTTTGGTGCCTGGTCTGCAGTTCGCGATCATCAACGGCGTGTTGCACTTTGCGGTCGACTTTTGCACCAGCCGAGTAACGTCGTACTTCTATCAGAAACAGAATATGCACGCGTTCTTCGCGACGGTCGGGTTCGACCAGTATCTGCACTTCTTGTGTCTGTGGGGAACGCTGGTGTGGATTCGTCTTGTCGGAAATTGA
- a CDS encoding PF20097 family protein, translated as MTDVKCPDCDAAMEEGFVPEFKSPNSIIQSRWVKGQATLSNLMALAFGGHTNAMRVTTFRCPECGLLREYAFDK; from the coding sequence ATGACTGATGTGAAGTGTCCTGATTGTGATGCGGCGATGGAGGAAGGGTTCGTGCCAGAGTTTAAGAGCCCGAACAGCATTATTCAGTCACGCTGGGTAAAAGGTCAGGCGACGCTTTCTAACCTAATGGCGCTTGCGTTTGGCGGTCACACGAATGCTATGCGAGTGACAACGTTTCGTTGCCCGGAATGTGGGCTGCTGCGTGAGTACGCGTTTGATAAATAA